One Haloferax sp. Atlit-12N genomic window carries:
- a CDS encoding ABC transporter permease produces the protein TFRRVTLPNVLPGIIAGGLLAFTISFNEFVYTYFVRDTATQTLPVYLWGLIRYGFSPMVNVISVFFLVFVTVILLAALSLTGLKQLTLRT, from the coding sequence ACATTCCGTCGCGTCACCCTTCCAAACGTCCTTCCTGGAATCATCGCCGGTGGCCTGTTAGCATTTACTATCTCATTTAACGAGTTCGTCTATACGTACTTCGTCCGCGACACGGCGACGCAGACGCTTCCGGTCTATCTGTGGGGTCTCATCAGATACGGCTTCAGCCCAATGGTGAACGTCATTAGCGTGTTCTTCTTGGTCTTCGTCACGGTGATTCTGCTGGCGGCGCTCTCCCTTACGGGCCTCAAACAGCTCACATTGCGGACGTGA